A single window of Pseudomonas lijiangensis DNA harbors:
- a CDS encoding EAL domain-containing protein: MLIAQTRFRIHLSHPWLLALLAALLSAAVFLFGSFGLAMHQARQNESLQMNAQGERFLVRLEQLFGQLRAGLDQLEQQPLRRCSPEMVGRLREVISSHRFIYEAAYVGDARTCSSWPRPKVLSEPRAPDIRGPTYDYWLNTSAQPDDNLAALVLGRGDFRVSTSRGHLTDVVDLPAGGSLLVVLDNGTRAIPVLGPAQAWPPVKDWLPDSNTTLITTADQLIYRMPTQSPEYQLVLITPRTDLQVKITGAWRLLVPASLLMSLCIAALVLQLMQQRKSLGAELSGALRREELKVLYQPIFNLETGLCVGAEALVRWRRPDGTLTSPDLFIPLAENTGQIRQITDFVLQQSLEKLGPLLRANPHLYISVNLAACDVIAPRIGRVTARLLAQHKVAARQIAFEVTERGLIDVVVARNHLQMLRDRGHQILIDDFGTGYCSLAYLQTLPVDCLKIDKAFIDALGHDAASSGVAPHIIRMAHALQLRVIAEGIEFESQAHLLRSEGVVYGQGWLFARPLTATRFCELVTGGRRGTGRRKDDVA, translated from the coding sequence ATGCTAATCGCGCAAACGCGCTTTCGCATTCACCTTTCCCACCCTTGGCTGCTGGCGTTGCTGGCGGCCTTGTTGAGCGCGGCTGTCTTTTTATTCGGCAGTTTCGGGCTGGCCATGCATCAGGCGCGACAAAACGAAAGCCTGCAGATGAATGCTCAGGGCGAACGCTTCCTGGTGCGGCTGGAGCAGCTTTTCGGTCAACTGAGGGCAGGGCTGGACCAGTTGGAGCAGCAACCGCTGAGGCGCTGCAGCCCGGAAATGGTCGGGCGCTTGCGCGAGGTCATTTCCAGCCACCGCTTCATTTATGAAGCCGCGTATGTGGGAGACGCGCGCACCTGCTCCAGTTGGCCACGGCCCAAGGTGCTCAGCGAGCCACGGGCGCCCGACATTCGCGGCCCGACCTACGATTACTGGCTCAACACCTCGGCCCAGCCGGACGACAATCTGGCGGCACTGGTATTGGGCCGTGGAGATTTCCGGGTATCGACTTCACGGGGACATCTGACGGATGTGGTGGATCTTCCGGCGGGCGGCAGCCTGCTGGTGGTACTCGATAACGGCACCCGTGCGATACCGGTGCTGGGACCGGCGCAAGCCTGGCCGCCCGTGAAAGACTGGTTGCCGGACAGCAACACCACGCTGATCACGACAGCGGACCAACTGATCTACCGCATGCCCACCCAGAGCCCGGAATATCAACTGGTGCTGATAACCCCGCGCACCGACTTGCAGGTCAAGATCACCGGAGCCTGGAGGTTGCTGGTGCCCGCCAGCCTGTTGATGTCTTTGTGCATCGCGGCGCTGGTCCTGCAATTGATGCAGCAGCGCAAATCCCTGGGGGCCGAGTTATCGGGGGCATTGCGGCGCGAGGAATTGAAAGTCCTCTATCAACCCATCTTCAACCTTGAAACCGGCTTGTGTGTGGGTGCCGAAGCGCTGGTGCGCTGGCGCAGGCCGGACGGCACACTGACCAGTCCGGACCTGTTCATCCCGCTGGCTGAAAACACCGGACAGATCCGCCAGATCACCGACTTTGTCTTGCAGCAGTCGCTGGAAAAACTGGGGCCGCTGTTGCGCGCCAACCCGCATCTGTACATTTCGGTGAACCTGGCAGCCTGCGATGTCATCGCCCCGCGTATTGGTCGCGTAACGGCCAGATTACTGGCCCAGCACAAGGTGGCTGCCCGACAGATCGCGTTCGAGGTGACCGAGCGCGGCCTGATCGATGTGGTCGTGGCGCGCAACCATCTGCAAATGCTGCGCGACCGCGGCCATCAGATCCTGATCGATGACTTCGGCACGGGCTATTGCAGCCTGGCCTACCTGCAAACCTTGCCGGTGGACTGCCTGAAAATCGACAAAGCCTTCATTGATGCATTAGGGCATGACGCCGCCAGCAGCGGTGTGGCGCCCCATATCATCCGCATGGCCCACGCCCTGCAATTGCGGGTGATTGCCGAAGGCATCGAGTTCGAATCCCAGGCTCACCTGCTCAGGAGCGAAGGCGTCGTCTACGGCCAGGGCTGGCTGTTCGCCCGCCCTCTGACCGCCACGCGATTCTGCGAACTGGTCACCGGCGGTCGAAGAGGGACGGGGCGGCGCAAGGATGATGTGGCATGA
- a CDS encoding N-acetylmuramoyl-L-alanine amidase yields MKLFFPAFLLLVLTACSSGPKLDTSHPSVNYDGRVQYVIMHYTSASLERSLELLTHGEVSSHYLIGDDNPATIYKLVDESARAWHAGESEWEGRTWLNSSSIGIEIVNPGYTDTPTGRLWYPYTESQVQSIIVLLKDIIKRNNIDPRHIIGHSDIAPMRKLDPGPLFPWKRLAHEGIGIWPDERQVAQRQAQMMDNLPSIVWFQEQLARLGYTTPQTGELDTATRNVLAAFQMHYRPARFDGQPDIQSAAILKVLNRVD; encoded by the coding sequence ATGAAGCTGTTCTTCCCTGCATTCCTCCTTCTGGTCCTGACTGCCTGCTCCAGCGGGCCAAAACTCGATACCAGCCATCCTTCGGTCAACTATGACGGCCGGGTTCAATACGTCATCATGCACTACACCTCCGCCTCGCTTGAGCGCTCGCTGGAGTTGTTGACCCATGGCGAAGTCAGCAGCCATTACCTGATCGGCGATGACAACCCGGCAACGATCTACAAGCTGGTCGATGAAAGTGCCCGCGCCTGGCATGCCGGCGAGAGTGAATGGGAAGGCCGTACCTGGCTCAACTCCAGCTCGATCGGCATCGAGATCGTCAACCCCGGCTACACCGATACGCCCACGGGACGCCTCTGGTATCCATACACCGAAAGCCAGGTCCAGTCGATCATCGTGCTGCTCAAGGACATCATCAAGCGCAACAATATCGACCCTCGTCACATCATCGGACACAGCGATATCGCCCCGATGCGCAAGCTGGACCCGGGCCCACTGTTCCCCTGGAAACGACTGGCCCATGAGGGTATCGGCATCTGGCCAGACGAACGGCAGGTCGCCCAGCGTCAGGCACAGATGATGGATAACCTGCCCAGCATCGTCTGGTTCCAGGAGCAATTGGCACGCCTGGGTTACACCACGCCGCAGACCGGCGAGCTGGACACCGCTACACGCAACGTTCTGGCTGCTTTCCAGATGCATTACCGTCCGGCACGTTTCGACGGGCAACCCGATATCCAGAGCGCAGCCATCCTGAAGGTGCTCAACCGGGTCGACTAA
- a CDS encoding diguanylate cyclase yields the protein MSEEAERWKEKYLKGIEQQDRLAERWNARLDLLRRGLVRSSLAAEGTDRAVDECMKEMREIVRKDDMDAGLAALIPRLEKAVLDSEQRREVRVGQISSALNALVHQLQSLPLPREVRKPLKRFAKDLEDRASQARELPLLLSELSGLQGKALTLLEKHEEGHRPGILQRLFGTREEHGEAAHGPESAQPVHPPAPASAEPEHEDVNEVAEPPSRPMPAPAPKIEIETPKAEAKTETPAPTPVVEPVAEAPKPVEVVAAAPAPVEKAVPAPVPAPPQDLLAPTPTVPYEHVPVVQAPVEGDSEEDEPALDEEEASEGDPNYSLPYSPEPSYSSVASHIEETLLGLLKDLTLSEHHRPQVEDMQSRLKHGLNWYELLPILDDLAVLMLAINNGGQQEFGTYLKQLNERLESFQSHLQAASEDHAENQSTARDLNEQLREQVGGLQSSVQDASDLPSLKQVLDKRLEGLLSTMDHYQRKRDDREQEVASRLQGLAARVASMEQEALGFRTHLEEQRQKALIDPLTSLPNRAAWGERLEQEVAQWQQDKNSLLVCMLDLDHFKRINDGYGHLAGDKVLKIVASVLKKRIRPTDFLARFGGEEFVMLMPATQVSTALTLLDELRAAVELCPFHFKGERVTITVSMGVTALRTGERSDIALKRADQALYRAKENGRNRVEQG from the coding sequence ATGAGCGAAGAAGCCGAGCGCTGGAAAGAGAAGTATCTCAAGGGTATCGAGCAGCAGGACAGACTGGCGGAACGCTGGAACGCCCGGCTCGACTTGCTGCGCCGGGGTCTGGTCCGCAGTAGTCTCGCGGCGGAAGGTACCGACCGCGCTGTCGACGAATGCATGAAGGAAATGCGCGAAATCGTGCGCAAGGACGACATGGATGCGGGTTTGGCCGCTCTGATACCGCGCCTTGAAAAGGCAGTACTGGACTCCGAGCAACGTCGCGAAGTCCGGGTCGGGCAGATCAGCAGCGCCTTGAACGCGCTGGTGCACCAACTCCAATCCTTGCCGCTGCCCCGCGAGGTACGCAAACCCCTCAAGCGCTTTGCCAAGGACCTTGAAGACCGCGCCTCCCAGGCCCGGGAATTGCCGCTGCTGTTGAGCGAGCTCAGCGGTTTACAGGGCAAGGCGCTGACCTTGCTTGAAAAGCACGAAGAAGGCCATCGCCCCGGAATCCTGCAACGCCTGTTCGGCACCCGCGAAGAACATGGCGAGGCGGCCCATGGCCCCGAAAGCGCCCAGCCTGTTCATCCGCCTGCACCTGCCTCTGCCGAGCCGGAGCATGAAGACGTCAACGAGGTAGCTGAGCCGCCTTCGAGGCCCATGCCTGCACCGGCACCAAAAATCGAGATTGAAACACCCAAAGCCGAGGCAAAGACAGAGACTCCCGCTCCCACACCTGTGGTTGAGCCCGTCGCTGAAGCGCCAAAGCCGGTTGAGGTAGTAGCCGCTGCTCCCGCCCCAGTCGAAAAAGCGGTTCCCGCACCGGTGCCGGCTCCGCCGCAAGACTTGCTGGCACCAACGCCCACCGTGCCTTACGAGCATGTGCCCGTTGTGCAGGCCCCCGTCGAGGGCGACAGCGAAGAAGATGAGCCAGCGCTCGATGAGGAAGAAGCCAGCGAAGGCGATCCCAATTATTCCCTGCCTTACTCCCCGGAGCCGAGCTACAGCTCGGTGGCGTCTCATATCGAAGAAACCTTGCTGGGGCTGCTCAAGGACCTGACCTTGTCAGAGCACCATCGCCCCCAAGTCGAAGACATGCAGTCACGCCTCAAACACGGGCTCAACTGGTATGAACTGCTGCCGATCCTCGACGATCTGGCCGTTCTGATGCTGGCGATCAATAACGGTGGCCAGCAGGAATTCGGGACGTATCTCAAGCAGCTCAACGAGCGGCTGGAGTCGTTCCAGAGCCATCTGCAGGCCGCCAGCGAAGATCATGCAGAAAACCAGTCCACCGCCCGCGATCTCAACGAGCAGTTGCGCGAACAGGTGGGTGGCTTGCAGAGCAGCGTCCAGGACGCCTCCGACCTGCCCAGCCTCAAGCAGGTACTGGATAAGCGGCTGGAAGGCCTGCTCAGCACGATGGATCACTATCAGCGCAAACGGGATGACCGCGAGCAGGAAGTCGCCTCGCGCCTGCAAGGCCTCGCCGCCCGCGTCGCCAGCATGGAGCAGGAAGCCCTGGGTTTCCGGACTCACCTTGAAGAGCAACGCCAGAAAGCCCTGATCGACCCGCTGACCAGCCTGCCCAATCGGGCGGCGTGGGGCGAGCGTCTGGAGCAGGAAGTCGCGCAATGGCAACAGGACAAGAACAGCCTGTTGGTGTGCATGCTGGATCTGGATCACTTCAAGCGGATCAACGATGGCTACGGGCATCTGGCCGGTGACAAGGTGCTGAAGATCGTGGCCAGCGTCCTGAAAAAACGCATCCGCCCTACAGACTTCCTGGCCCGCTTCGGTGGCGAAGAATTCGTCATGCTCATGCCTGCCACCCAAGTCTCAACAGCATTGACGCTGCTCGACGAACTGCGGGCTGCGGTCGAACTGTGCCCGTTTCACTTCAAGGGTGAACGGGTAACGATCACAGTATCCATGGGCGTAACCGCCTTGCGCACAGGCGAGCGCAGCGATATCGCGCTCAAACGGGCCGATCAGGCGCTGTATCGGGCCAAGGAAAACGGCAGGAATCGCGTCGAACAGGGCTGA
- a CDS encoding endonuclease/exonuclease/phosphatase family protein: MRRWGKGTERVVGLHDPQVNEHHLLQSGLPADGRLRLLSFNIQVGISTERYRHYLTRGWQHLLPHGGRAGNLQKIGDLLNDFDLVALQEADGGSLRSGFINQVEHLAQLGGFPYWYQQLNRNLGRLGQHSNGVLSRLRPGKIEDHPLPGPAGRGAILVRFGEGEDALVVVMMHLALGPRTRVRQLAYIRELIGGYRHQILMGDMNTHANDLLEHSPLRDLGLLAPQVEATFPSWRPQRCLDHILLSPTLTLERVQVLAQPISDHLPVAVEIRLPASLCGDSLPVLSGGPLE; encoded by the coding sequence ATGCGCCGCTGGGGCAAGGGCACGGAGCGAGTCGTTGGCCTGCATGATCCGCAGGTCAACGAACACCATCTGCTGCAAAGCGGATTGCCAGCCGATGGCCGGCTTCGTTTGCTCAGCTTCAATATCCAGGTCGGTATCAGCACCGAGCGTTACCGGCATTACCTGACACGCGGCTGGCAGCATCTGCTGCCTCATGGTGGACGTGCAGGCAACCTGCAGAAGATCGGCGATCTTCTCAACGATTTCGATCTGGTGGCGTTGCAGGAAGCCGATGGTGGCAGCCTGCGCTCCGGCTTCATCAACCAGGTAGAGCATCTGGCTCAACTCGGTGGCTTCCCCTACTGGTATCAGCAACTCAACCGCAACCTGGGTCGCCTGGGTCAGCACAGCAACGGCGTGCTCAGCCGTCTGCGACCCGGCAAGATCGAAGATCACCCATTGCCGGGGCCTGCCGGACGCGGTGCCATCCTGGTCCGTTTCGGGGAAGGCGAGGACGCGCTGGTAGTGGTCATGATGCATCTGGCCCTGGGGCCACGCACTCGTGTAAGACAACTGGCCTATATCCGGGAACTGATTGGCGGTTATCGCCACCAGATCCTCATGGGCGACATGAATACCCATGCCAACGACTTGCTGGAGCATTCGCCGCTGCGCGATCTTGGTCTTCTGGCGCCGCAGGTCGAGGCAACCTTTCCGAGCTGGCGCCCACAGCGCTGCCTTGATCATATTCTGCTCAGCCCGACACTGACGCTCGAACGCGTTCAGGTACTGGCCCAACCCATTTCCGATCACCTGCCCGTTGCTGTAGAGATTCGCCTGCCTGCTTCATTGTGTGGGGACTCGCTACCCGTGCTCTCTGGTGGACCCCTTGAATGA
- a CDS encoding thiol:disulfide interchange protein DsbA/DsbL, with protein sequence MRNLIISAALVAASLFGMSAQAATPIEAGKQYVELSSAVPVSEPGKIEVVELFWYGCPHCYAFEPTINPWAEKLPADVNFVRIPAMFGGAWDAHGQLFITLDTMGVEHKVHAAVFNAIQKDRKPLTKPEEMADFVATQGIDRAKFLETFNSFAVKGKIAQYKELAKKYEVTGVPTMIVNGKYRFDLGSSGGPEETLKVADQLIAKERAATQANK encoded by the coding sequence ATGCGTAATCTGATCATCAGCGCCGCTCTGGTTGCCGCCAGTCTGTTCGGCATGTCCGCTCAGGCTGCAACACCCATCGAAGCTGGTAAGCAATATGTTGAATTGAGCAGCGCTGTGCCTGTTTCCGAGCCAGGCAAGATCGAAGTGGTTGAACTGTTCTGGTATGGCTGCCCACATTGCTATGCATTCGAGCCGACCATCAACCCATGGGCTGAAAAACTGCCTGCAGATGTCAATTTCGTACGCATCCCTGCCATGTTCGGCGGCGCGTGGGATGCCCACGGCCAGTTGTTCATCACCCTGGACACCATGGGCGTAGAGCACAAGGTTCACGCAGCTGTATTCAACGCCATCCAGAAAGACCGCAAGCCTCTGACCAAGCCGGAAGAAATGGCTGACTTCGTTGCCACTCAAGGCATCGACAGAGCCAAGTTCCTCGAAACCTTCAACTCCTTCGCAGTGAAAGGCAAGATTGCCCAATACAAGGAACTGGCCAAGAAGTACGAAGTGACTGGCGTACCGACCATGATCGTTAACGGCAAATACCGTTTCGACCTGGGCAGCTCCGGTGGCCCGGAAGAAACCCTGAAGGTTGCTGATCAGCTGATCGCCAAAGAGCGAGCGGCCACTCAGGCAAACAAGTAA
- a CDS encoding c-type cytochrome: MNKLFVSLLLTLGISGATQAADVTGDAAAGHAKAAVCGACHGPDGNSLAPNFPKLAGQGQRYLLKQLHEIKDGKRPVVEMTGLLTPFNDQDLADISAYYAGQKGSVGAADPNLVARGEALFRGGKLEEGMPACTGCHSPDGTGNAPAGYPHLGGQHADYIKKQLTAFREGDRVNDGDTMVMRSIAAKLSNKDIEALAQYIQGLH, from the coding sequence ATGAACAAATTATTCGTGAGTCTGCTGTTGACGCTGGGCATCAGTGGGGCGACCCAGGCCGCCGACGTTACCGGCGATGCGGCTGCCGGTCATGCAAAGGCAGCCGTGTGTGGCGCCTGCCATGGACCTGATGGCAACAGCCTGGCTCCCAACTTCCCGAAACTGGCAGGCCAGGGCCAGCGCTACCTGCTCAAGCAGTTGCACGAGATCAAGGATGGCAAGCGACCGGTAGTGGAAATGACCGGCCTGCTGACTCCGTTCAACGATCAGGATCTTGCAGACATCTCCGCCTATTATGCAGGCCAGAAAGGCAGCGTCGGTGCCGCAGACCCCAATCTGGTGGCGCGTGGCGAAGCCCTGTTTCGCGGCGGCAAGCTGGAAGAGGGCATGCCTGCCTGTACCGGTTGCCACTCGCCTGACGGCACAGGAAATGCCCCGGCCGGTTATCCGCACCTGGGTGGCCAGCATGCCGATTACATCAAGAAACAATTGACTGCATTCCGTGAAGGGGATCGGGTCAATGATGGCGACACCATGGTCATGCGCTCCATCGCGGCCAAGCTGAGCAACAAGGATATCGAGGCTCTGGCGCAATATATCCAGGGGTTGCACTGA
- the yihA gene encoding ribosome biogenesis GTP-binding protein YihA/YsxC, with product MQLKNPILGLCQQSTFMLSAAKVDQCPDDEGYEVAFAGRSNAGKSSALNTLTHASLARTSKTPGRTQLLNFFKLDDDRRLVDLPGYGYAKVPIPLKQHWQRHLEAYLGSRESLKGLILMMDIRHPMTDFDILMLDWAIASQMPMHVLLTKADKLTYGAAKNTLLKVQSQIRKGWGEAVTIQLFSAPKRMGLEEAYTVLADWMELEDKAPAEG from the coding sequence ATGCAACTCAAGAACCCCATCCTCGGCCTGTGCCAACAGTCCACTTTCATGCTCAGCGCCGCCAAGGTCGATCAGTGCCCTGATGACGAAGGCTATGAAGTCGCGTTTGCCGGGCGTTCCAACGCGGGCAAGTCCAGCGCGCTCAACACGCTGACCCACGCCAGCCTGGCGCGCACCTCGAAAACGCCGGGGCGTACGCAACTGCTGAACTTCTTCAAGCTCGATGACGACCGCCGTCTGGTGGACCTGCCCGGCTACGGCTACGCCAAAGTGCCGATCCCGCTCAAGCAACACTGGCAGCGTCACCTGGAAGCCTATCTGGGCAGCCGCGAAAGCCTGAAGGGCCTGATCCTGATGATGGACATCCGTCATCCAATGACCGACTTCGACATCCTCATGCTGGACTGGGCAATCGCCAGCCAGATGCCGATGCATGTCCTGCTGACCAAGGCCGACAAACTGACCTACGGCGCAGCCAAGAACACGCTGCTCAAGGTTCAGTCGCAGATCCGCAAGGGCTGGGGCGAAGCGGTCACCATCCAGCTGTTCTCGGCACCAAAGCGCATGGGCCTGGAAGAAGCCTATACCGTTCTGGCCGACTGGATGGAGCTGGAAGACAAAGCGCCTGCCGAAGGGTAA
- the polA gene encoding DNA polymerase I yields the protein MSQAPLVLVDGSSYLYRAFHALPPLTTSKGLPTGAVKGVLNMLKSLRRQYPKSPFAVVFDAKGGTFRDDLFAEYKANRPSMPDDLRVQVDLLHACVKGLGYPLLCVEGVEADDVIGTLARSSAAADRPVIISTGDKDMAQLVDGHITLVNTMTGSVLDVPGVKEKFGVGPEHIIDYLALMGDKVDNIPGVPGVGEKTAVGLLVGVGGGLKELYENLDLVAGMAFRGAKTMAPKLEEHRDMAFLSYELATIKVDVPLDITLDELQVGEPDLEKLTELYTELEFKSWLEDLQRQAKRAGVEIVKEEVASEIELHYETVLDQARFDVWLEELRTASLIAFDTEATGLDAQQAQLVGLSFAVKVGEAAYIPLTHSYMGVPDQLDRDTVLLALKPLLEDPAILKVGQNAKFDMNILANCAIGGDQENGITVRGVAFDTMLESYVLNSVATAHNMDSLALKYLGHQTTSFEDIAGKGKKQLTFDQIALEQAGPYAAEDADITLRLHQTLFAKLEAEPELSRVLTEIEMPLVPVLAKIEREGAKVDANLLGIQSVELGNTMVELERQAFVLAGEEFNLGSPTQLGKILYEKLNLPILGKTPTGKPSTSEDVLVKLAEQGHELPTLLLQYRSISKLKSTYTDSLPGQINPRTGRVHTSYNQAGAATGRFSSSEPNLQNIPVRTAEGRRIRQAFIAQPGYKLLAADYSQIELRIMAHLASDEGLLDAFRNGLDVHRATAAEVFGVELDEVTSDQRRSAKAINFGLIYGMGASGLARQIGVDGKQAKAYIERYFARYPGVREYMERTREKAKEQGYVETFFGRRLYLPDINSDNGMKRAGAERTAINAPMQGTAADIIKKAMVAVNNWLEESRLDARVILQVHDELVLEVREDLVEQISEQIRPHMSGAAQLAVPLLVEVGVGNNWDEAH from the coding sequence ATGAGCCAAGCGCCCCTCGTCCTGGTGGACGGTTCTTCTTACCTGTACCGCGCCTTCCATGCGCTGCCACCTCTCACCACGTCCAAAGGTTTGCCGACAGGGGCCGTAAAGGGCGTGCTGAACATGCTCAAGAGCCTGCGCCGGCAATACCCGAAAAGCCCGTTCGCGGTGGTTTTCGATGCCAAGGGCGGGACGTTCCGGGACGATCTGTTCGCCGAATACAAAGCCAACCGCCCAAGCATGCCGGACGATCTGCGCGTGCAGGTCGATCTGTTGCATGCCTGCGTCAAAGGGCTGGGGTACCCGCTGTTGTGCGTGGAAGGTGTCGAGGCTGACGACGTCATCGGCACCCTGGCGCGCAGTAGCGCGGCGGCGGATCGCCCGGTGATCATCTCCACCGGCGACAAGGACATGGCGCAACTGGTCGACGGCCACATTACGCTGGTCAACACCATGACCGGTAGCGTGCTGGATGTCCCTGGCGTTAAAGAGAAATTCGGCGTCGGTCCTGAGCACATCATCGATTATCTGGCCCTGATGGGCGATAAAGTCGACAACATCCCCGGCGTTCCCGGCGTGGGCGAGAAAACGGCCGTGGGCCTGCTGGTGGGTGTCGGCGGCGGTTTGAAAGAGCTGTATGAAAACCTCGACCTGGTCGCGGGCATGGCCTTCCGGGGAGCCAAGACCATGGCGCCCAAGCTCGAAGAACATCGCGACATGGCGTTTCTGTCCTATGAGCTGGCGACCATCAAGGTCGATGTGCCGCTGGACATCACTCTGGACGAGTTGCAGGTCGGCGAGCCGGATCTGGAAAAGCTCACCGAGCTTTATACCGAGCTTGAATTCAAGAGCTGGCTCGAGGATCTGCAGCGGCAAGCCAAGCGCGCCGGCGTGGAAATCGTCAAGGAAGAAGTCGCCTCCGAAATCGAGCTGCACTACGAAACCGTCCTCGATCAGGCCCGCTTCGACGTCTGGCTGGAAGAACTGCGCACCGCCAGCCTGATCGCCTTCGATACCGAAGCCACCGGCCTGGATGCCCAGCAGGCGCAACTGGTCGGCCTCTCGTTCGCCGTCAAAGTCGGTGAAGCCGCCTACATCCCGCTGACCCATTCCTACATGGGCGTGCCGGACCAACTGGACCGCGACACCGTGCTGCTGGCCCTCAAGCCGCTGCTGGAAGACCCGGCCATCCTGAAGGTCGGGCAAAACGCCAAGTTCGACATGAACATCCTGGCCAACTGTGCCATCGGCGGCGATCAGGAAAACGGCATTACCGTGCGAGGCGTTGCCTTCGACACCATGCTGGAATCCTACGTGCTGAATTCCGTAGCCACTGCCCACAACATGGACAGCCTGGCGCTGAAGTATCTCGGTCACCAGACCACCAGCTTTGAAGACATTGCCGGTAAAGGCAAAAAGCAACTGACATTCGATCAGATAGCTCTGGAGCAGGCCGGCCCTTACGCGGCTGAAGATGCAGATATCACCCTGCGTCTGCACCAGACGCTTTTTGCAAAGCTAGAAGCCGAGCCTGAGCTGTCTCGCGTTCTGACCGAAATCGAAATGCCGCTGGTGCCTGTACTGGCGAAGATCGAACGCGAAGGCGCGAAAGTGGATGCCAATCTGCTCGGTATTCAAAGTGTCGAGCTGGGCAACACCATGGTCGAACTGGAGCGTCAGGCTTTTGTTCTGGCAGGCGAGGAGTTCAACCTGGGCTCCCCGACCCAGCTCGGGAAAATCCTTTATGAAAAACTGAACCTGCCGATTCTGGGCAAAACGCCCACGGGCAAGCCTTCGACTTCGGAAGATGTGCTGGTCAAGCTGGCCGAGCAAGGCCATGAGCTTCCCACCTTGCTGTTGCAGTACCGCTCGATCAGCAAGCTGAAAAGCACCTACACCGACAGCCTGCCAGGGCAGATCAACCCGAGGACCGGTCGCGTTCACACGTCCTATAACCAGGCGGGCGCCGCAACGGGACGGTTCTCTTCCAGCGAACCCAACCTGCAGAACATCCCGGTGCGCACCGCGGAAGGGCGCAGGATTCGTCAGGCGTTCATTGCCCAGCCGGGTTACAAACTGCTGGCAGCGGACTACTCGCAGATCGAGTTGCGGATCATGGCGCACCTGGCCAGCGACGAAGGGCTGCTGGATGCCTTCCGCAATGGCCTGGACGTACACCGTGCGACGGCGGCCGAGGTATTCGGCGTCGAGCTGGATGAGGTCACCAGCGATCAGCGCCGCAGCGCCAAGGCCATCAACTTCGGACTTATCTATGGGATGGGTGCATCAGGCCTGGCCCGGCAGATCGGCGTCGATGGCAAGCAGGCCAAGGCGTATATCGAGCGTTACTTCGCTCGTTACCCGGGCGTTCGGGAATACATGGAGCGCACTCGCGAGAAGGCCAAGGAGCAAGGCTATGTCGAAACCTTCTTCGGGCGCCGGCTCTACCTTCCGGACATCAACTCCGACAACGGCATGAAACGCGCCGGGGCCGAGCGCACGGCGATCAACGCGCCGATGCAGGGCACCGCCGCCGACATCATCAAGAAGGCCATGGTTGCAGTGAACAACTGGCTGGAAGAGTCGCGTCTCGACGCACGCGTCATCCTGCAGGTTCACGACGAACTGGTACTGGAAGTGCGCGAGGATCTGGTCGAGCAGATCAGCGAGCAGATTCGCCCGCACATGAGCGGCGCTGCGCAACTGGCCGTGCCGTTGCTGGTTGAAGTGGGTGTGGGCAACAACTGGGACGAGGCGCACTGA
- a CDS encoding DUF2782 domain-containing protein, with protein MRTANRLLLAGLLVFCPLVIAAEDSPADAPDVTIRTDGDKTIQEYRQNGFLYAVKITPKNGKPYFLVRADGTSPNFIRSDQPDMLIPQWEIFSW; from the coding sequence ATGCGCACGGCAAATCGACTGTTGTTGGCTGGGTTGTTGGTATTTTGTCCCCTGGTGATTGCAGCCGAGGATTCTCCTGCGGACGCTCCAGACGTTACCATCCGCACCGACGGTGACAAGACCATCCAGGAATACCGCCAGAACGGGTTTCTTTATGCTGTGAAGATCACGCCCAAGAACGGAAAACCTTATTTTCTTGTGCGCGCTGATGGTACGAGTCCCAATTTCATCCGTTCGGACCAACCGGACATGCTGATCCCCCAATGGGAAATATTCAGCTGGTAA